The region taaaaaaatggtgctgtaaaaatgttttaaaatgttttaattatatttcTACTCAGGCTgtgcatgcgcagaaatgctgtctgttcacgctccagttgtcaatcgtGCGAATGGcggagcaaaaggcatttacacttaattttgatgtttacatggatttatacagttaatcagcccgaagtagctgcgatagcttccagtaaatgtgtaaatactgctcatgacatgcgggacaaagcacgctgatatattgctgcactgatttaaaaatgtacacttaaaaactgatgtcataagagcccagttacattatcaccctgaaaattaccatcacattacacagcaaagcccacgttatcattagagccacaacttgaGCGTtctgccttaagttgaagctgagattttaatcttgaaatatcagcttgtcttggtgttaaatgaaggcattgcatgacgaagctattattttttcactgtgcggagtgaagaaagtgtttcactttgaagagtttgatgctgcagcattgatggacttgagtgacagtctgtgacagcagcgcgcagctgtgtgaacttccgctgtcgtaaaagtcccattcaataatctctcaataaattacacatgaactaaaattaaacccagtaatgtaacgacaggaacgccgcccattgtaaagaagtaaaagtaaaataaaaataattagaaatttacttgtgTTAGAGTAAAAAGtaaccacttttaaacctactctgaaagtacttttttttcttcaaaaacttactcaagtaaatgtaatggagtaaatgtagcacgttattACCCACCTCTGTGTACTGTCATACTGTCTTCTCCATCATCAGTTATGTACATTCATTTAGTGTTTAAAgctgtttttggtctgtttaaTGCAATTTGGAATGAAACAAgttcagaaattaaggggggttTGGGGCAAAAATCCCAACAAAAGTGACAATAATGCCCCTGAAAAATCAAATCCATGGGACAAATATTGCCTCTTTATGGAAATGTTTATTTCTGACACTGGAATAAAACCTGTAATGATGTTAAGTAGTCAAGGCTTTGAAATTTAAATTGAtgtgatttattttataaaaccTAAAATGACTTTGTTGGTCATTTGCATGTTGTAATGAAGTAAActtattaatatacattttacaatgacagtatataaaataataataataataataataataataataataataaaatacatacagtGAAATCTGTTCAATCGCTGTGGTACATTCACAATGTCACATAAGCTATTTGGTACAGATTGGTTATGGTTTTCCCATTTCTGGAGCTTGCACATACCCAGACTTTATCACTCGCTCCCATATACAGAGAAAGCAAGCTCCACCCCTGAATGAAACCTAAGGCAGATCTCCAGGGGGCAGCGCTGAGCACTTTAGAAAAGTACTTCCTACAAGCCTGGTAGGAGAGCTGAGCATGGCATGAGAACATACTCAAACATGTGTGCTGTTAACTTTCTCAACAAGCTTTATTGCAGTTTTTGCAATGTGGAATAACTTAAAATGTTAAGCATTTTTGTTCAGCaaaattcattatttacaacattgtcagtgttggggagtagctaactacatgtagcgacactactaacttgactacatttttcagtagcttgtcaatagctcagctgctttttaaacagagtagcttttccagtagcgaactactttttccagcaagtagcggtgtagcgtgatcaaacgctacatcatgttggtcagattataactaatggCCTTCCTTATTGTGTggaagccaaacttttaccggcaaaacGTCAGATGATCTGGCAGgatatttctgtctgctgatcagaatcaggcagcgtcATCTTCTTCattgtaatggcagatcacaaacaaaaacagtgaattaccgccatctactgagagcttattacagctcacttggataagaagagattgtctgatggttatgtaaataacaccattttattcttctatgtaacaaagaatgtttcagacactttgttcttattagatcacacaacagcaaatttacctttactattttaaatcaaataattcaaaaagtgattattttgtttctgttctaaatatgtttatttcgcttctcatcatctgtgtgttattgggagcagcgagtgaattattataatatttattaatatacagtatattttattataataattactatcatgcagaactatttgatttctccatttttagcatttaattaactattattttcatgtaaaataaatcaaatgattggtaaaagaaatcatttatggcatgtattatgcaacaatctaggatgaccatccgtccactttttttggacctgaaaaaaaaagcgaacaaatatttgtagagcaacctctgtatgtgacctgtaaagctggcacttgcatgtcaatggcaaaaaagtcagaaaatacaatgagcatgaacccaggtgaggggagaaacaagccccgagtctttattcacatattatccacactaaatattatgtgacaagaacaaataatgccagcccaaggagagtttgtcataaaaatgtgatctttagggaagtaggctatacctggccacagcaggactgaaaagtgtgaagtatagtataaaaaaagatttttttaatggcgtctggtcttttttgtttttattttatactgttgcattttattttatggccattattaattgtgttaatgttactattcattaaatgtattaaatacactTAATTAAACActttatatgtatttaattaataaattaattaattaaatgtcatttgtgtacattttgttattaatattaatggtttGGTAGCAACATACAAAaaattgcctcattaagtagcttcaatgttctacattttgatagtaacttgtagtgtagctaactactttttcaaaagagtagcttgactgtagcttaactacttaaaattatgagtagcttgtagcttgtcaaactacagtttcaaagcagcttccccaacactgaacaTTTGTAACGtttgctggaactgctgacaatgatgacgatgacgtgaagatgaagaacccaagtgcagtttatttacagaacgtgaaatccataaccctgactacaaaacaaaacatggacttggcTTGACCTTGGCTTGACCTTGGCTTGACcttggcttgacaaacacatacaatcacattcaatactcccacctagacaatgaaaacatgagggcttaaatacaagacatgggagacaTTTAGtcattctgaaaattctgatgtCTGAACATTCAATAATTGTCACCTGattcaatataaattaaaaatgtagctCTTTTGACTAAACACGTATGCAGCTTTGAagttttaaacaataaaacaccATCTCTTAAACATCATTTGAAAGGTAGATAGATCTGagtattgaatgtgttgaaataCGATTTCTGTTTTTAGCCTAATTgttttttctgtctctttctctgttttcctTGATCTTCCTCACTGCAAAGTTAGCACCCATTCCAACTGCAGTTGCAGTCCCAGCTGTTAATATAACTGCAGGTAAAACCATAGCCTCTGTTACACCCAGGACTACACCTCCTGCTACAGCTGCTCCGGTTCCTAAAACTGAACCAGCTCCTAATGCAATATCTACTGTCTTTTTTAACACCTCCTTGTTTTTAATCTTTTTCTGAGCTTTTTCAAACATGTCGTTTGTGTAATGTGTTCCTCCATTTCCCTTGATCGTATTGTCTATCTTCTTCAGCAGCTCTTTGACCTGAGAGCAGTTCATCATGTTCTCGTTGTTGAATGCATGATATCTGCCACCACAGCTTTCAGTAAGATTCCTTAGATGTTTGCTCTCTCCTACATAATGTTGCAAATTTTTACCCTTCAACTGATCAGCATGAGTGAACAAAACGATGGTGTAGCGTGTAGCATCTACTCCAAAGTTCTGCTGAATTAATTTTACCATGTTCATCTCTTCTGCTGTGTATCTGACACCCAGATTGATCACCAGCAGAAACACATGAGGACCAGGAACAGACATGTAAACACACTGCTCTATGTGTGTCTTCATTTCCTCCTTTGTCATTGATCCACAAAACCCAGGCATGTCAGTTACACTGATTGTTTTTCCTTCATGCTCCACATATCTTCTGCTGCACTCTTTTGTAACTTCCTCAGGTGAAGCCTCTGCATGAAACATTTTCTCTCCCAGgatggagttccctatctgtcactcactcgatgttggtgtcgatgtagtgacactaggggtcactcttgggagcccgagacacctctggtctttgataaaaggccaatgaaaattggcgagttgtatttgcatgccactcccccggacatacgggtataaaaggagctggtatgcaaccactcattcagattttctcttcggagccgaacggtcaa is a window of Myxocyprinus asiaticus isolate MX2 ecotype Aquarium Trade chromosome 8, UBuf_Myxa_2, whole genome shotgun sequence DNA encoding:
- the LOC127444808 gene encoding GTPase IMAP family member 9-like produces the protein MSLDIGNSILGEKMFHAEASPEEVTKECSRRYVEHEGKTISVTDMPGFCGSMTKEEMKTHIEQCVYMSVPGPHVFLLVINLGVRYTAEEMNMVKLIQQNFGVDATRYTIVLFTHADQLKGKNLQHYVGESKHLRNLTESCGGRYHAFNNENMMNCSQVKELLKKIDNTIKGNGGTHYTNDMFEKAQKKIKNKEVLKKTVDIALGAGSVLGTGAAVAGGVVLGVTEAMVLPAVILTAGTATAVGMGANFAVRKIKENRERDRKNN